Proteins from a genomic interval of Haemophilus parainfluenzae T3T1:
- the yihA gene encoding ribosome biogenesis GTP-binding protein YihA/YsxC: MSEIKLNYHKTHFLTSAPNIRSIPEDTGIEIAFAGRSNAGKSTALNALTNQKSLARTSKTPGRTQLINLFEVEPNCKLVDLPGYGYAAVPEKMKIEWQKSLGEYLQKRECLGGLVVLMDIRHPLKDLDQQMIEWAVSADLPVMLLLTKADKLSQSARSKQVKMVREAILPFQGDIQVEAFSAQNKIGIDKLAAKLDSWFAPLFV, from the coding sequence ATGTCTGAAATTAAACTGAATTATCATAAAACGCATTTTCTTACGAGCGCCCCCAATATTCGTTCCATCCCAGAAGATACAGGGATTGAAATTGCGTTTGCAGGGCGTTCAAATGCAGGAAAATCAACCGCACTTAATGCATTAACCAATCAGAAAAGCTTAGCTCGAACTTCTAAAACCCCTGGTCGGACACAGCTCATCAACCTTTTTGAAGTAGAGCCTAATTGTAAACTGGTAGACTTACCCGGTTATGGCTATGCTGCGGTTCCCGAGAAAATGAAAATCGAGTGGCAAAAATCCCTCGGGGAATATTTGCAAAAACGGGAATGTTTAGGCGGGCTTGTTGTTCTGATGGATATTCGTCATCCGTTAAAAGATCTCGATCAGCAAATGATCGAATGGGCCGTTTCTGCTGATTTACCGGTTATGTTACTTTTAACCAAGGCGGATAAACTCAGTCAAAGTGCGCGTAGCAAACAAGTCAAAATGGTACGTGAAGCGATTTTGCCATTTCAAGGCGATATTCAAGTCGAAGCCTTTTCTGCACAAAATAAAATTGGTATTGATAAATTAGCGGCTAAATTAGATAGTTGGTTTGCACCACTTTTCGTGTAG
- a CDS encoding VirK/YbjX family protein produces the protein MESQENQYRWPKAEAVYPDRPGRSYALKRLRYRLRSFLHRGSIAHFEQFINQHPFLVTLLNEYVDYSYPLVYRFLDKRFNSKQRFEAICDNLLFLPEKLTALSAPIYKTPLSFGEVIPDFEMTLSMTTHQPMEGYWVLELWHKPRNELVYLLTFAKLGEALLISVVQGPNFEGSKEMVKQLTKTCHGLRPAYLMVETMKALTKALGFNQLLGIPQKYQNKSRFIQSSHYVVDYDAIFVESGGQLKDYWELPLEIDRNLDEVPSKKRSMYRKRYAMLDDLAKVIEEKLEL, from the coding sequence ATGGAATCTCAAGAGAATCAATATCGCTGGCCAAAAGCGGAAGCCGTTTATCCCGATAGACCAGGGCGTTCTTATGCGCTTAAGCGCCTACGTTATCGTCTTCGTTCTTTTTTACATCGAGGATCAATTGCTCATTTTGAGCAATTTATTAATCAGCATCCTTTTCTTGTCACATTATTAAATGAATATGTGGATTATAGCTATCCATTAGTTTATCGTTTTTTAGATAAACGTTTTAATAGCAAACAGCGTTTCGAAGCTATCTGCGACAATCTACTTTTTTTACCTGAAAAATTGACCGCACTTTCAGCCCCCATTTATAAAACGCCATTAAGTTTTGGTGAGGTAATTCCTGATTTTGAAATGACATTATCGATGACTACACATCAACCGATGGAAGGTTATTGGGTATTGGAGTTATGGCATAAACCACGTAATGAATTAGTGTATTTGCTTACTTTTGCCAAACTTGGTGAGGCATTGCTTATTTCTGTGGTGCAGGGACCCAATTTTGAAGGTTCCAAAGAGATGGTGAAGCAACTCACAAAAACGTGTCATGGTTTACGCCCTGCTTATTTGATGGTGGAAACGATGAAAGCATTGACGAAAGCATTAGGCTTTAATCAATTGTTAGGTATTCCACAAAAATATCAAAATAAATCGCGTTTTATTCAAAGTTCACATTATGTCGTAGATTATGATGCGATTTTTGTTGAATCAGGAGGACAGTTGAAGGACTATTGGGAATTACCTTTAGAGATAGATAGAAATCTTGATGAGGTACCGAGTAAGAAACGCTCAATGTATCGCAAACGTTATGCGATGCTAGATGATTTGGCTAAAGTAATCGAAGAAAAGCTAGAATTGTAA
- the oppF gene encoding murein tripeptide/oligopeptide ABC transporter ATP binding protein OppF, whose protein sequence is MTVSNNKELLLEVNHLGVSFKIKNEKSLFFAKPQTLKAVKDVSFKLYAGETLGVVGESGCGKSTLARAIIGLVEASEGEILWLGKNLRKQSAKQWKETRKDIQMIFQDPLASLNPRMNIGEIIAEPLKIYQPHLSAAEVKEKVQAMMLKVGLLPNLINRYPHEFSGGQCQRIGIARALIIEPKMIICDEPVSALDVSIQAQVVNLLKSLQKEMGLSLIFIAHDLAVVKHISDRVLVMYLGNAMELGSDEEVYNNTKHPYTKALMSAVPIPDPKLERNKSIELLEGDLPSPINPPSGCVFRTRCLKADENCAKQKPPFTSQNNSHFVACLKVL, encoded by the coding sequence ATGACAGTCTCGAACAACAAAGAATTACTTCTTGAAGTCAATCACTTAGGCGTTAGTTTTAAAATTAAAAATGAGAAATCCCTTTTCTTCGCCAAACCGCAAACCTTAAAAGCGGTGAAGGATGTCTCTTTTAAACTTTACGCAGGTGAAACTCTCGGTGTAGTGGGTGAATCCGGTTGCGGTAAATCCACACTTGCACGTGCTATTATCGGTTTAGTCGAAGCAAGTGAAGGGGAAATCTTGTGGCTTGGTAAAAATTTACGAAAACAATCAGCAAAACAATGGAAAGAAACGCGTAAAGACATTCAAATGATTTTCCAAGACCCGCTCGCCTCTCTCAATCCGCGAATGAATATTGGCGAAATCATTGCTGAGCCATTAAAGATCTACCAACCGCACTTAAGTGCTGCAGAAGTGAAAGAAAAAGTGCAAGCAATGATGTTGAAAGTCGGGCTTTTACCGAACTTGATTAACCGCTATCCGCATGAGTTTTCTGGTGGACAATGTCAGCGTATCGGTATTGCTCGTGCTTTAATCATTGAGCCGAAAATGATCATTTGTGATGAGCCCGTTTCTGCGTTAGATGTATCGATTCAGGCTCAAGTGGTAAATTTATTGAAATCCCTACAAAAAGAAATGGGGCTTTCCTTAATTTTCATCGCCCATGATTTAGCAGTGGTAAAACACATTTCTGACCGTGTGTTAGTGATGTATTTAGGCAATGCAATGGAATTAGGCAGTGATGAGGAGGTATATAACAATACCAAACATCCTTATACCAAAGCCTTAATGTCTGCAGTTCCAATTCCCGATCCAAAATTGGAACGCAATAAGTCCATCGAATTACTTGAAGGTGATTTGCCTTCGCCAATTAATCCGCCGTCCGGTTGCGTGTTCCGTACTCGCTGTCTAAAAGCCGATGAAAATTGTGCGAAACAAAAACCACCTTTCACTAGCCAAAACAACAGCCATTTTGTGGCTTGTTTAAAGGTCTTATAA
- a CDS encoding ABC transporter ATP-binding protein — translation MNPLLDVKNLYVRFKTPDGVVTAVNDLNFTLNAGSTLGIVGESGSGKSQTAFALMGLLAANGEVEGSAIFEGKELVNLPNAELNKIRAEQISMIFQDPMTSLNPYMKIGEQLMEVLQLHKGYDKQTAFAESVKMLDAVKMPEAKKRMGMYPHEFSGGMRQRVMIAMALLCRPKLLIADEPTTALDVTVQAQIMTLLNELKREFNTAIIMITHDLGVVAGICDQVMVMYAGRTMEYGTAEQIFYHPTHPYSIGLMDAIPRLDGNEEHLVTIPGNPPNLLHLPKGCPFSPRCQFATEQCQTAPKLTTFNHSQLRNCWLPAEKFNL, via the coding sequence ATGAATCCTTTATTAGATGTAAAAAATCTCTACGTTCGCTTCAAAACACCGGATGGTGTCGTCACAGCGGTGAATGACTTAAACTTCACGCTCAATGCGGGGAGCACGCTCGGCATCGTAGGCGAAAGTGGCTCAGGCAAGTCACAAACAGCCTTTGCTTTAATGGGTTTATTGGCAGCCAACGGTGAAGTCGAAGGTTCAGCTATTTTTGAAGGGAAAGAATTAGTTAATTTACCGAATGCTGAGTTGAATAAAATCCGTGCCGAACAAATTTCCATGATTTTCCAAGATCCGATGACATCACTCAACCCTTACATGAAAATCGGTGAACAACTCATGGAAGTACTACAATTACACAAAGGCTATGATAAACAAACTGCCTTTGCTGAATCCGTGAAAATGTTAGATGCAGTTAAAATGCCGGAAGCCAAAAAACGCATGGGTATGTATCCTCACGAATTTTCAGGTGGTATGCGTCAACGGGTGATGATCGCGATGGCCTTATTATGCCGACCAAAACTACTCATTGCCGATGAACCAACAACCGCTTTGGATGTGACCGTTCAAGCGCAAATCATGACCTTATTAAATGAGTTAAAACGTGAATTTAACACTGCCATCATCATGATCACTCACGATTTGGGCGTGGTAGCGGGTATTTGCGATCAAGTTATGGTGATGTATGCTGGACGAACCATGGAATACGGCACTGCAGAACAAATTTTCTATCATCCAACTCATCCTTATTCTATTGGCTTAATGGATGCAATTCCTCGCTTAGATGGCAATGAAGAACACTTAGTAACTATTCCTGGCAATCCACCGAATTTATTGCATTTGCCAAAAGGTTGTCCATTCTCACCACGTTGCCAATTTGCTACCGAACAATGCCAAACTGCGCCAAAACTGACTACATTTAATCACAGTCAATTACGTAATTGTTGGTTACCTGCGGAGAAATTTAACCTATGA
- the oppC gene encoding oligopeptide ABC transporter permease OppC produces MTDYRTQPINQKNADFVEQVADRIEEMQLEGRSLWQDAKRRFFRNKAAVASLIILAFIIIFITVAPWFFPFTYEDTDWNMMSTAPTMEGYHFFGTDASGRDLLVRTAIGGRISLLVGIAGAFISVTIGTIYGAISGYVGGKTDMLMMRFLEILSSFPFMFFVILLVTLFGQNIFLIFIAIGAIAWLGLARIVRGQTLSLKNKEFVEAAIVCGVPRRQIILKHIIPNVLGLVAVYASLEVPGLILFESFLSFLGLGTQEPMSSWGALLSDGAAQMEVSPWLLIFPAFFLCLTLFCFNFIGDGLRDALDPKDR; encoded by the coding sequence ATGACAGATTATCGTACTCAGCCGATTAATCAGAAAAATGCGGATTTTGTGGAACAAGTGGCTGACCGTATTGAAGAAATGCAACTGGAAGGCCGCAGTCTATGGCAAGATGCGAAACGCCGTTTTTTCCGCAACAAAGCGGCCGTTGCCAGTCTGATTATTTTGGCGTTTATTATTATATTTATTACCGTAGCACCTTGGTTCTTCCCATTTACCTATGAAGATACCGATTGGAATATGATGAGCACCGCACCAACAATGGAAGGCTATCACTTCTTCGGTACTGATGCCTCGGGTCGAGACTTGTTGGTACGCACTGCTATCGGTGGACGCATTTCCTTATTGGTCGGTATTGCTGGTGCCTTCATTTCCGTGACTATCGGCACAATTTATGGGGCGATTTCCGGTTATGTAGGCGGTAAAACAGATATGTTAATGATGCGTTTTTTAGAGATTCTCAGCTCATTTCCATTCATGTTTTTCGTGATTTTGTTGGTGACTCTTTTTGGCCAAAACATTTTCTTAATTTTTATCGCTATCGGGGCCATTGCTTGGCTTGGCCTTGCACGTATCGTACGCGGACAAACGCTCAGCCTGAAAAATAAAGAATTCGTCGAAGCTGCCATCGTTTGTGGCGTACCTCGTCGCCAAATCATTTTGAAACACATTATTCCGAATGTATTAGGCTTAGTGGCAGTTTATGCCTCGCTTGAAGTACCTGGGCTCATTCTATTTGAATCATTCTTAAGCTTCTTAGGATTAGGGACTCAAGAACCGATGAGTAGCTGGGGTGCACTCTTAAGTGATGGTGCTGCGCAAATGGAAGTGTCGCCTTGGTTATTAATTTTCCCGGCATTTTTCCTTTGCCTTACCCTATTTTGTTTTAACTTTATCGGTGACGGGTTGCGTGATGCACTCGATCCGAAAGATAGATAG
- the oppB gene encoding oligopeptide ABC transporter permease OppB, with translation MLKFIFKRLLEALPTLFILITFSFFLMRLAPGSPFTSERAYPPEVMANIEAKYHLNEPLYKQYFLYLENLSKGDFGPSFKYKDQSVNDLIASAFPVSIKLGMVAFAFAVVLGVTAGTLAALNQNSRWDYILMSFSMLGVIMPSFVFAPVLVLIFAIYLGWLPAGGWNGGSAMYIILPVASLTIAYVAGIARIMRGSMIEVLHSNFIRTAKAKGLSTSRIILKHALRPALLPVITYLGPAFVGIITGSMVIESVFGLPGMGLLFVNGALNRDYSLVLSLTILVGTLTILFNAIVDILYAIIDPKIRY, from the coding sequence ATGCTCAAGTTTATTTTTAAACGGCTGTTGGAAGCCTTGCCGACGCTGTTTATTTTGATTACTTTTTCTTTCTTTTTAATGCGCCTCGCCCCTGGCAGCCCGTTCACCTCTGAACGTGCTTATCCGCCAGAAGTCATGGCTAATATCGAAGCGAAGTATCATTTAAATGAACCATTATATAAACAATATTTCCTTTATTTAGAAAATCTTTCCAAAGGAGATTTTGGTCCCTCTTTTAAATATAAAGACCAATCAGTGAACGATTTAATCGCGTCTGCTTTCCCTGTTTCCATAAAATTAGGGATGGTGGCTTTCGCCTTTGCTGTTGTGTTAGGTGTCACAGCGGGTACGCTTGCCGCACTCAATCAAAATAGCCGTTGGGATTATATTTTGATGAGTTTCTCAATGCTTGGCGTAATTATGCCAAGTTTCGTCTTCGCACCAGTCTTAGTACTGATTTTTGCCATTTATTTGGGGTGGTTACCCGCTGGCGGTTGGAATGGCGGTTCAGCAATGTACATTATTTTACCCGTAGCATCCTTAACTATCGCTTATGTTGCAGGGATTGCGCGTATCATGCGTGGCTCGATGATTGAAGTGCTGCACTCCAACTTTATTCGGACAGCCAAAGCTAAAGGACTTTCCACGTCGAGAATCATTTTAAAACATGCTTTGCGCCCAGCACTTTTACCTGTGATTACCTATTTAGGCCCTGCTTTCGTGGGGATTATTACCGGCTCAATGGTCATCGAAAGCGTATTTGGTTTACCTGGCATGGGGTTATTATTTGTAAACGGCGCATTGAATCGCGACTATTCTTTAGTTTTAAGTCTCACTATTTTAGTGGGTACATTAACCATTTTATTTAATGCGATTGTGGATATTTTATACGCCATCATCGATCCAAAAATTCGTTATTAA
- a CDS encoding ABC transporter substrate-binding protein — protein MQHKLLFSAIALALSYSAQAVIVPEGTQLDEKQHIVINNGAEPQSFDPQKTEGVPESNVAYQLLEGLVTSDSEGKLQPGVAESWENTPDFKTWTFHLRKDAKWSNGDPVTAHDFVFAWRRLVDPATAAPYASYLSYLQVENAQDIIDGKKKPAELGVEAKDDYTFVVHATNPVPYAVSLTTHQSLLPLPQKVVEKLGDAWVKKENYVGNGAYKLANHIINEKIEFERNPLYWNDKETVINSATFLAIENPSTDVARYRAGDLDITSYALPPEQFAKLQKELPGEVFTTRTLATYSYELNNKKAPFDNVNVRKALNLSLDRNVITDKVLGQGQTPTYVFTPTYIEEGQLIQQPAYSKEPMAQRNEEAIKLLEEAGYSKANPLKFSILYNTNENHKKVAIAAASMWKANTKGLIDVKLENQEWKTYIDSRRAGRYDAARAGWNADYNQATTFGNYFLSNSSNNTAKYANPEYDKAIAESYVATDAEGRAKAYAKAEEILAKDFGIVPIFNYVNPRLVKPYVKGYSGKDPQDHIYLRNLYIIKH, from the coding sequence ATGCAACACAAACTACTTTTCTCTGCCATTGCGCTTGCTCTTTCCTATTCTGCTCAAGCAGTTATAGTGCCTGAAGGAACGCAATTAGATGAAAAACAACATATCGTGATCAATAATGGGGCTGAACCACAAAGTTTTGACCCGCAAAAAACCGAAGGTGTCCCTGAATCTAACGTTGCTTATCAATTACTTGAAGGCCTCGTCACCTCAGACTCTGAAGGTAAACTTCAACCGGGTGTGGCTGAAAGCTGGGAAAACACGCCGGATTTCAAAACGTGGACATTCCATTTACGTAAAGATGCCAAATGGTCAAATGGTGATCCTGTTACCGCGCACGATTTCGTGTTTGCTTGGCGTCGTTTAGTGGATCCTGCAACAGCAGCCCCTTATGCAAGTTACTTAAGTTACTTACAAGTGGAAAATGCGCAAGACATCATTGACGGTAAGAAAAAACCGGCTGAATTAGGTGTTGAAGCAAAAGATGATTATACCTTTGTCGTTCATGCAACCAATCCTGTGCCTTATGCAGTCAGTTTAACGACTCACCAATCCTTATTGCCATTACCGCAAAAAGTGGTCGAAAAATTGGGTGACGCATGGGTGAAAAAAGAAAATTACGTGGGTAATGGTGCCTATAAACTGGCGAACCACATTATTAATGAAAAAATCGAATTTGAACGTAACCCACTCTACTGGAACGATAAAGAGACTGTCATTAACAGCGCAACATTCCTTGCGATTGAAAACCCAAGTACTGATGTAGCGCGTTATCGAGCAGGTGATTTAGATATAACAAGCTACGCCTTACCACCAGAACAGTTTGCGAAATTACAAAAAGAATTGCCTGGTGAAGTATTCACGACACGTACGCTTGCGACCTATTCTTACGAGTTAAACAATAAGAAAGCGCCTTTTGATAACGTGAATGTTCGTAAAGCCTTGAACTTATCCCTCGACCGTAATGTGATCACCGATAAAGTTTTAGGTCAAGGTCAAACACCAACCTATGTGTTTACGCCGACTTACATCGAAGAAGGTCAGCTCATTCAACAACCTGCTTATTCAAAAGAACCAATGGCACAACGTAATGAAGAAGCCATTAAACTCTTAGAAGAAGCTGGCTACAGCAAAGCGAATCCGTTGAAATTCAGCATTCTTTACAACACCAATGAAAACCACAAAAAAGTGGCCATTGCTGCAGCATCTATGTGGAAAGCGAACACCAAAGGTTTAATTGATGTGAAATTAGAAAACCAAGAGTGGAAAACCTACATTGATAGCCGTCGTGCAGGCCGTTACGATGCAGCACGTGCAGGATGGAATGCGGATTACAACCAAGCCACAACATTCGGCAACTATTTCTTATCTAATTCGAGTAACAACACTGCAAAATATGCGAACCCAGAATATGATAAAGCCATTGCTGAATCTTATGTCGCAACGGATGCGGAAGGTCGTGCAAAAGCCTACGCGAAAGCCGAAGAAATTCTTGCAAAAGATTTCGGTATCGTGCCAATCTTTAACTATGTGAATCCACGCTTAGTGAAGCCTTACGTAAAAGGCTATTCAGGCAAAGATCCACAAGATCATATTTACTTACGCAACCTTTATATTATTAAACATTAA
- the tal gene encoding transaldolase, producing the protein MTTQLDSLRSMTVVVADTGDIDAIKKYQPQDATTNPSLILSASALPQYAPLIDEAIAYAKAQSADKAQQLIDAEDKLAVNIGLEILKIVPGRISTEVDARLSYDTQATVEKARKLIALYNAAGISNDRILIKIASTWQGIRAAEILEKEGINCNLTLLFSEAQARACAEAGVYLISPFVGRILDWYKANTDKKEYAPAEDPGVISVTKIYNYYKEYGYKTVVMGASFRNVGEIIELAGCDRLTIAPALLKELQENSTALVRKLDYKGEVKAKPQPLTEAEFYWQHNSDAMAVEKLVEGIRKFAVDQEKLEAMLSAKL; encoded by the coding sequence ATGACAACTCAGTTAGATTCACTTCGTAGTATGACCGTCGTCGTGGCTGATACGGGCGATATTGATGCTATTAAAAAATACCAACCGCAAGATGCAACAACAAACCCATCTTTAATTTTAAGTGCTTCAGCATTACCACAATATGCACCATTAATTGATGAAGCGATTGCTTATGCCAAAGCGCAAAGTGCAGATAAAGCGCAACAATTAATTGATGCTGAAGATAAATTAGCAGTAAACATCGGTTTAGAAATTTTAAAAATTGTCCCAGGACGTATTTCAACTGAAGTGGATGCACGTCTTTCTTACGATACCCAAGCAACCGTTGAAAAAGCACGTAAACTTATCGCACTTTATAATGCGGCAGGTATTTCAAATGATCGTATCTTGATCAAAATTGCGTCAACATGGCAAGGTATTCGTGCAGCAGAGATTCTTGAAAAAGAAGGCATTAACTGTAACTTAACCTTATTATTCTCTGAAGCACAGGCTCGTGCGTGTGCTGAAGCGGGTGTTTATTTAATTTCACCATTCGTCGGCCGTATCTTAGACTGGTACAAAGCAAATACTGATAAAAAAGAATATGCTCCAGCAGAAGATCCAGGTGTCATTTCTGTAACCAAAATTTATAACTACTACAAAGAATACGGTTATAAAACCGTGGTAATGGGTGCAAGTTTCCGTAATGTCGGTGAAATTATTGAATTAGCAGGTTGTGACCGTTTAACTATCGCACCTGCTTTACTTAAAGAATTACAAGAAAATTCAACCGCACTTGTACGTAAACTAGACTACAAAGGTGAAGTAAAAGCGAAACCTCAACCATTAACTGAAGCAGAATTCTACTGGCAACATAACAGCGATGCGATGGCTGTTGAGAAATTAGTAGAGGGGATTCGCAAATTTGCAGTTGACCAAGAGAAATTAGAAGCAATGCTTTCAGCAAAACTTTAA